A region of the Oncorhynchus nerka isolate Pitt River linkage group LG9a, Oner_Uvic_2.0, whole genome shotgun sequence genome:
GTAGTTCTGTGCAGTCTCACAAATGTCCCCCTGTTATGACAAGAAAGCTTGACAAACACCCAGATAATCCAGTCTTTCCCTAACTCCATATAGATGGGAAGTTGGAGCAAATTACACTTTGTCCCAAACTGCCACCAGTTCTACCATTTTAGAGAGCTTAATGGTCACTAGTTGTCAGCTGTGATCAAGGAAGGTACTGAAGGGCAATCGAGTCCCCACTATGGAGCCAAATGCGTTGGCCAAGAGTAACAGCCAGAAGGTTCTGTGGAGTATGTCACATGACAGTGGAGTCCTCTGGTTAGGCACTGACAAGCCCTACTGGGTTAGGCACTGACAAGCCCTACTGGGTAAGGCACTGGCAAGCCCTACTGGGTAAGGCAAACCAGTCAAATGAAGGGTCTTGGCTCTAGAGCCAGATGTGTTAAAACAGTACTCTGAAATGTGTACTTTTCTCCAGGCCAGATGGTGTGACTGATCTTTAGCCACCCAGCACTTGGATGAGAACAGCAGCTTTACACTTACTGCTGGAACTGTGTGTGTCCAAGACACCTTGTTCTAGTATAAAAAAATcaacaaaagtgtgtgtgtgtaatattttatacatacatacatacatacagtggggcaaaaaagtatttagtcagccaccaattgtgcaagttatcccacttaaaaaggtgagaggcctgtcattttcatcatatgtacacttcaactatgacacaaaatgaggggggaaaaatccagaaaatcacattgtaggattttaaattaatttatttgcaaattatggtggaaaataagtatttcgtcacctacaaacaagcaagatttctggctctcacagacctgtaacttcttctttaagaggctcctctgtcctccactcgagAGGCTCTTTCaaaaccggccgcgaccgggaggtccgttgggcgacgcacaattggcctagcgtcgtccgggttagggagggcttggtcggtagggatgtccttgtctcatcgcacaccagcgactcctgtggtgggccgggcgcagagcgcgctaaccaaggttgccaggtgcacagtgtttcctccgacacattggtgcggctggcttccgggttggatgcgcgctgtgttaagaagcagtgcggctaggttgggttgtgaattggaggacgcatgactttcaacctttgtctctcctgagcccgtacgggagttgtagtgatgagacaagatagtagctactacaacaattggacactATGAAAAAggggtgaaataaaaaataaaaaagcctATACAAATATTCATGACAAGTAAAACAGCTGATTGGTCAGCTTTCCACATTTATAAGCCCTTGCAGACTGAGCCTGCCAGTGCcatcatatacagttgaagtctgatgtgtacatacaccttagccacatacatttaaactcagtttttcacaattcctgacatttaatcctagtaaaaatgccctgtcttaggtcagttaggaccaccactttattttaagaatgtgaaatgtcagaataatagtagtgatttatttcagcttttatttctttcaccacattcccagtgggtcagaagtttacatacactcaattagtatttggtagcattgcctttaaattgtttaacttgggtcaaacgtttcaggcagcctcccacaagcttcccacaataagttgggtgaattttggcccattcctcctgacgaaGCTGGttttaactgagtcaggtttgtaggcctcgttttttcagttctgcccacaaattttctataggattgaggtcagggctttgtgatggccactccaataccttaactttgttgtccttaagccattttgccacaactttggaagtatgcttggggtcaacttcctgactgatgtcttgagctgttgcttcaatatatcaacataattctccagcctcatgatgccatctactttgaagtgcaccagtccctcctgcagcaaagcacccccacaacatgatgcggccacacctgtgcttcacggttgggatgatgttcttcggcttgcaagactccccccCTTTCCTCtataatggtcattatggacaaacagttctatttttgtttcatcagaccagaggacatttctcaaaagtaccatctttgaccccatgtgcagttgcaaaccgtagtctggcttttttatggtggtttttgagcagtggcttctcccttgctgagcggccttttcaggttatgtcgatgtaggactcattttactgtggatatagatacttttgtacccgtttcctccagcatcttcacaaggtcctttgctgctgttctgggattgatttgcgttTAAGAGGGTACGTGggggtacgttcatctctaggagacagaatgcatctccttcttgagcggtatgactgctgcgtggtcccatggcatttatacttgagtactattgtttgtacagatgaacatggtacctaccttcaggcgtttggaaattgctcccaaggatgaatcagacttgtggaggtctacatgttttttttctgaggtattggctgatttctcttgattttcccatgctgtaaagcaaagaggcactgagtttgaagataggccttgaaatacatccacagctacacttccaattgactcaaattgtgtcaattagcctatctgaagcttctaaagccatgacatcattttctggaattttccaagttgttgaAAGGCACAGgtaacttggtgtatgtaaacttctgacccactggaattgtgatacagtgaaataaccTGTAAATAATTACTGGAAGAATTActtgtcatgcataaagtagatgtcctaaccgatttgccaaaactatagtttgttaacaagaaatttgtgaagtggttgataaacgagttttaatgactccaacctaggtgtatgtaaacttacgacttcaactgtaaaatgATGTTTGTCAAGAACTACTGCCCCACTGAGTTGCATTTTATGTTTTAATTTCTTCAGTCCCAGGGAAACCCATACATTCTTTTGGGGTACATCCATTGGGAAAATAAAGTGGAAGTAAAAACGTTTTCCTTCCAAGGAAGCTCTGCTTGGGCTCTCAAAAGAGGGATTCCTCACGAAACCAGGCCAAAGATACACCATGATTTAGGGCATTTTGACCACATTTAATCCATACAGTGGTCCTTTTGGGAGGAAGGATTGTTAActatttgacatttgtatctaAAAGCATTATTCATTGTGAATAAGGAATCAAAGTTggcatatttattacatttcgGCCTCACTCAGTCCTTtaaagactccataatgtttcatatgTAGGTGCTACAAAGCAAAAATCAGTGTCATATGAAGCTTTACCGCTTGTTCTGAAATATGAGCGTTTTTTTTTATTTCGATGATGATTTTCTTACATTCATTGAATATAGAAAAATTTTCAAATGAAAATATAGAAAATGTTTATTCATATTTTTCTATATGTCGTTGAAccattatatactctactatgGGCATAACAAAGTTCCAGAGTGGAGTCTCTGGTAGTTCTAAAGTGATGGCCCATTTCGTAGTGAAATTGGTATACAGCCCTTCTTTTCCTTGTGTAATTGGACATCCTGCAAATCACCTTCAGAGGGAAATCCTTTTTTATCCATTTTCACATTCACTCTGTTGGTCATGCATTCAAATATGATCTTAACTCCTAAAAGTAGCAAATATCCCTCTCTGGAACTTTGATATGGCCATAGAGCAAGTTTCCCTCACTGGGAATTTGTCCTTCAGGTgatttaaaaacttttttttacatttgtttatGTATTTGCCCCTCCTTGTGTAAATGTAAACAACTGTAAAATGGCAGCAAACTGGCTCCAAGTGATGGAACAGATTTTTTCCCCCCAAGTATAATAATGTTCTAAGTATTCCCAAACATAATAGAGAGGTGATCATATAAGCatgcttttaaattgttttagtcaaatattatatctgtttgagcttcttgcggtcaattttgcattctacaaatgatttgtaattatgttcctgaCCATCTGTTCAAGAAAAAAATTGtcccacggctgaatctagttgataacAATGTATTGAAACATTTGCTTAATCAAAAATGTTATTTTCAATGTTCatgtttttatatttttcaaTCTTCATAAATTAATGTAAGAACTGTTACTGAAAAATACTACTCATATTACAGAGTAAGTGGTAAAGCTTAATTTGACATCAAAGTTTGctttgtagcacctacagatCAAACATTACACAGGCCTTAAGATTCCAGAAGGCCAAAATGTCCTCAATATGCCAACTTTGATTAATTGTTTACccggggtgcacgttttggtttttgccctagcactacacagctgattcacgaAACCTTGCTCTAAAGGACCATTCTATGGATTAAATGGTAAAAAGAGCAAATTAGTCAGTTTAGGGCACAGAAAAAGCAGTCATGTTTCTGAGAAACACATGGAGGTCCTGTAATCGGCATTATGCCTCAAATCCTGATGAAGATAATGAACATGGTTGATTTTTTTATGGTGAGAACCACAATGTTAATGTTTGCTATAAGAGTCCTACTGGTGTTCAACCTATTTTTACTACCCATGACCCTGCATACCTCACTGAGAAACCTTTGGCAGATGTATCTCCCTGCGATCCACTGGGCCACAGAATTAGAACACATTGTCTATACATGAGCTATAGAGGATTATGAAGAGTGCATTATACAAAAATCCATAGCTCATTTCAGTACAGGAAgtaagctttaaaaaaaaatcagacATTTTATGATCTTCATTGTCACAATTTATATTACACAGGATGGGAAACTAGgctgcattaaaaaaaaaattgtagtaaGAATAGGCTTTTTATTTTAATCCGGTACAGTCAGGGCTCTAAATGTAAATGCATTGTTAGCACTGGTGCTCACAACTTAAAAAAGTTAGGAACACAACATAGCATTTATTGAGATATAGCAGCCCTATATGAATACTAGCTAAATCTGGAACACGTTATGCCCTAGAAAAATGTATATACTGGTAATgttaccaggttgttagctagctagttagtcaAGTGACAAACATGACTAAACAAGGTTTAAAACGAATGGTTAACGGCCGGTGACAGTTTTTAGGAATGTAAAATGCGGCTTCCAATCCTCGACAGGAAGAAAAAGAAACGTTGCCCTGGTTAATGAGTCCTATCTTTTGAACTGTGTGCTAGTAGGAAACAACCGTGTTCGCTGTAGTAAGGGTGCAAGCATGAAGCTAACGAGTCTGCGCTCGGGAAACAACGGTACAGCGAAGCCTTGTTACAACAATtataataaaaatacatttttgttgtCGCATTGGTGTTCCCAATTTAAAACTGCATGTTACACAGCAGCGACACACATTTTCGTCGCACATTAGAGCCATGGCTACAGTAGCAAAAAGGTTAATTTAAAAATAATTGTTCCCATTTAAAATACCTTTTCCAACGGACCATTGTACAGATCTAGGAGGTCCTAGTAGATTTAATAAATGCAGATTTAATAAACTTTGCGTTCAGAACTGAACgacttctgtctctccttctgtggaGAAGACCTGTTGGTCTGCCAATACATTCCGTGAGTCCGTTTCTGTAACCTACCCACATTTGACTTATTCTGCAATTTCCTTTGAGTACGAGTAAGAGGAAGGAAGTGGGTGATTCCTCACGAAACCAGGACCCCCCCTATATTGAAAAATGTGCCAAGTCTTAACTGGTATATTTTCTATATTCATGTTTAGATTTTTCAATATGTATAAATTTTATGTAAGACTTTTATTGAAATCAAaatactactgctattactattaCTGAGCAAGTGGGGAAAACAATCATATGATACCAGTGTTTGctttgtagcacctacagatAAATTAtagtcttaaaggaggcctgggtaaggacaaaatgttgtaaatatgcacattttcatgaATTATTTCTCAATTGTGCTTTGTTACAAATGTTAAATATATGTCAACAAACCTTCCTCCAAAGGACTGTTCTGTATATTAAATGTTGTCAAAATCTGCCAAATCATggtcttttttttttgttgtcctagtTTCATGAGGAATAACCCAAGTGTCTCATTCCTCCTCTGCTTTACTCATTTCTTTAAATGGGATGTAGGGAGGAGGCTTACTGGTCTAACTCGAAGTCTGTTGAATTGCTGGTCTACTGTAAGACATTTTAATGGTATTTTATGTTTGGCATTTTGACTATAATAGCTAAATAATAATGCAGGAAGCTGGAGAGTACACAATGAAAAGTAAGTGTCAgcatttgtctttgttttagtgggCTAAGCAATAGGACCAAATGTGATTTACACATGTGCCCTGTATTTCCTGGTTGGGCTTTATTCATCACAGATGTTACTGTCAGCCTAGATTGAAATCCTCTCTCATCCTTTGACTCCAGTGCATCCAATGTGGCAGGGGCCACTCGTTGCTCCAGGGGGTAACAGACAATCTCCTATCGATATTCGGGTGCGTAAGAGCGTTTTTGATCCGCACCTTAAGCCGCTGACCCCGGATTACGACCCCGGGACGTGCTCACAGATATGGAACAACGGGTACTCATTCCTGGTTGAGTACGACgacaccaccgacaaatccagtAAGGACTCTCTGCTCTGCAATGTGCCTCATTAAAACCAGAATGCCCACCACGTGGAATGTGACTTTGATTAGCTTTTTAAGTATCCCTGCCCTAGTCTTATTTCTCAACATCACTCTGTCTTGAAATGTATTGTTTAGACATTTCTCATTTTCAATTGAATGTTATTTCAAAATGTATATTTTGTTTCACTGctttaataatatactgtatacatattTTCATTCCAATTATACAATAGGCttattgtgtaaaaaaaaaaaaatctgtgtgtgtgtggagaggataCTTGTTATGTTTTAGCATGTATGTTTATATAATCATGTTTTTAACCCCCACTCAGCTGTTATTTATGTACTAGCTACTGTTTCCCATTCTTGGCTCTCTAATATAACACCGAATGATCTATTTATtcttctccatccctcactcAGTACTTAAAGGGGGTCCTCTGGAAGATAACTTCCGGCTGTGTCAGTTCCACTTCCATTGGGGGGAGAGCAACGCGTGGGGTTCCGAGCATACCGTGGACCGCCGCCTCTTCCCTGCTGAGGTAGGTACCGCACATCCTCTTCCATTGGGGGGAGAGCAACGCGTGGGGTTCCGAGCATACCGTGGACCGCCGCCTCTTCCCTGCTGAGGTAGGTACCGCACATCCTCTTCCATTGGGGGGAGAGCAACGCGTGGGATTCCGAGCATACCGTGGACCGCCGCCTCTTCCCTGCTGAGGTAGGTACCGCACATCCTCTTCCATTGGGGGGAGAGCAACGCGTGGGGTTCCGAGCATACCGTGGACCGCCGCCTCTTCCCTGCTGAGGTAGGTACCGCACATCCTCTTCCATTGGGGGGAGAGCAACGCGTGGGGTTCCGAGCATACCGTGGACCGCCGCCTCTTCCCTGCTGAGGTAGCTACCGCACATCCTCTTCCTTGAGAGTTAGTGCGTTGTATTTTAAATGTCAATTTTGTTGAATGCCTCTATGCAATTTGAAAAACCTCCTAACATGTCAAGTCTAGTAGAGCTGTAGTCTTCAGGAGACTATGGAATGGTGGAAGGACTGCTTTTAGACATCAGGGCATAGTGCTGTCCCAGCCAATCCATGACTATATTGGCATGGAATTTTTGTGACAGAGGAGTATTGTGCTGTTGGAAACCTCTACATATAGAAGCAGAATGCTCTGCGTGAACTGCATTCTGGTCAATCCTCATGACCCACCTTTTATCTATTGTAATATTATTCCACTCACCTAAAGCACACTTACACAATAGAGGGagcactactgtctgtctgggggAGGGTGCCATGCCAAGCTGTCGTTAATGGCTGTGAGAATCTGACCATGTCAGGGTTCTCAACATTCCCCAGGTGTAGAGAGGCTGAAGTTACGATTACAACACAACTCCCTCTGTGGGCCTAATAGGAGCACACCACAGTCTGAGTATTTATTGGTTTGTAACTCCTTTTTTCTTTCTGTAAACCTCCCCTGATCCCAGTGTGACTGTGGGCCATTGTTGGGAACTGAAATAGAGTGAAACAAAGAGGAGCTACATGTGACCTCGGGGTCAGACAATGCTCAGTTTGGTTTAATAGATACTGATTCCTGTCAGTTAAGGATGGCTATTTTGGGGTGTATTTTGAAGTTCAGAATATGATCCCAAATTTGTTTTACTTCTGCTTTTTGGCTGTTTATCTTGAGAATGATATTAAACATGAATTAGGTTAATCATTATTCAGCAACATATATCATTTGTGACCCATTGCATTTGAATGCAATCAGTATATCATGACATATGTCAACAGAAGTCTACAACCTGACTCTGGGTGTGTGGATAAGCACACTTTGATTTACATATCCTCCGTCTTTTCTGTTCCTAGCTCCACATGGTCCACTGGAACTCTAATAAGTACAGGCGGTTTGAGGAAGCTGTGATGGAGGAGAATGGACTGGCTGTCATCGGAGTCTTCCTCAAGGTCATTTATTGCTCTTCGTTAACATAGCTATTGATGCATCCCTTCAATATGCaacccaccaccactactgttatATACACACTTgaccatacatatatacatacacacacacacacacacccatgcctGACAGATGGACTCAGTGCTCAGACACAGATTATTTTACTCCTCAGATAGGGAAGAGACACAAGGGACTGCAGAAACTAGTGGATGCCCTACCTGCTGTCAGACACAAGGTGAGTTCAATGATTGGCCACTTAAATCATGAAgttgattttttttctttttttaaaaccAAGGTTTCAAAGAGCACATTTCAAGCAGGTGGTATATGCCTCGGAGTTTCTGAGAAGGCCGCCCAAGCGTAAGAACAAAAATAGTCCATGTACTGTTGGGCAATCTGGACAAGTCTCAGGTGGAGCACACGTGACATTTGTATGGCAATAGTATGTGAGGGGGAGAGTGACGACAGTGTGGAAGCTATACAGGAGTGGTAGAGGGTAGAACACCATTTGTTACCTCCCACAGAATTATTACACAAAATAACAATTCTGAAATATGATCAGAGATGGGAAGATGGTCAACtaactgccatctagtggccatgaGTCAAATTACATGCCACTACTATCAGGTTATTATGGATGGGGAATGCCAatgatcattattattattacatggtTGGCAGCACCATGTAACCCTTTCCTCTTTCCATTTTCACTCCCTAGGACAGTGTTGTTGAGTTCACTAGGTTTGACCCAGCCTGCCTACTGCCTGCTAACATTGACGATTACTGGACGTATGCAGGGTCACTTACCACTCCTCCTCTGACTGAGGCAGTGACCTGGATTATCATGAAGCAGCACATTGAAGTCAGCCATGACCAGGTTAGTGTGGATTTGTATGTGTTTGTTTGCTAgtggagaacagggagggaacATCAATGGCATTACCAGCGGTTTACACCTTGGTATTTTAACTCTGTAGTTTCAGGTCTGCGTAACACATTGTCCCTTTCTCAGCTGGCAGTGTTCCGGAGCCTTCTCTTCACCTCTGCAGAGGAGGAGGTGCAGAAGAGCATGGTCAACAACTTCCGTGTGCAGCAGCCCCTGAGGGGCCGCACTGTGCGGTCCTCGTTCACCCCCTTCCTGCAGCAGGAGCCACCTGCAAAAGGTCCACAGACAGGCCACTGACCGGTACACACTAACTCACTCGGACCCTTCAAACCAAAATTATGCAATTACCCTAGgaagccttttttttttttactctacaGAAGTCATACTGCTGGCATCTTCTTTCCTTATGCATTCAGAAAGCACTCAATGATTTCGCTTAAATGACAGGGATTTTATAATTCCAATGTCACCATCTAAAGCTGTGGTATTCAAAGTCAGGGACGTGACCTCTAGTTAGTTAGGTTGTGTGGGAACTGCTGTGGTCCCCCCCCCCATATTAAAAGTAAGCAAATTGAGAGTACAGATCATTTTAGAAACTTaaatttattacatttttatttgttgATGTAACAATCTAAATGTTTCCGTTTTAAGGTTGTGTCATTAGCTCTGGGGTGGGGGGGTCTCGAGAAAGGAGTACGAAAGAAAGGGTTGGTCCCCCCCCCCTGAAAAAGTTAGAATACCAATGATCTATAggctttttaaaatgattttttacatctgtctcact
Encoded here:
- the LOC115134389 gene encoding carbonic anhydrase 5B, mitochondrial-like produces the protein MVALSSVLTPLARQLHRHLIKQTKGQRLIPVRRCNLTACSSKYVLSALHPMWQGPLVAPGGNRQSPIDIRVRKSVFDPHLKPLTPDYDPGTCSQIWNNGYSFLVEYDDTTDKSILKGGPLEDNFRLCQFHFHWGESNAWGSEHTVDRRLFPAELHMVHWNSNKYRRFEEAVMEENGLAVIGVFLKIGKRHKGLQKLVDALPAVRHKDSVVEFTRFDPACLLPANIDDYWTYAGSLTTPPLTEAVTWIIMKQHIEVSHDQLAVFRSLLFTSAEEEVQKSMVNNFRVQQPLRGRTVRSSFTPFLQQEPPAKGPQTGH